One segment of Pyrococcus sp. ST04 DNA contains the following:
- a CDS encoding tRNA(Met) cytidine acetyltransferase TmcA has protein sequence MTLKVRFPKDIREYARKEKVKESIIKLTETALAEAITNFHRRMIVLQGEKLDKAKLAGILAGGVARILSEHIPELLERKLRDTDRVEVLYATDALGEETYGRKRFEEFRKHFSVIAPNAELTSVTFKYSRDILGRTFDILIIDLSYDYSPNDLGRIIETVRGGGIIFVLTNPFEKWKDMWTGFHKSLVTPPYTIEDVKKRFNRRLIRKFSEHKGIYIINADKMKAERKPRKHKSQAKLPEREKIEIPKEIKFPKELYELCLTRGQVDVLKALEDLIEKEGMIVLTADRGRGKSVSVGIASIGLAVTSKKKRFRIVVTSPELENVQSLFKFARKSLEVLGYKTKTVTENGLIKELYARGIALRYYPPTKGYRQKADLYIVDEAAGIHVPILHKYLEKGRVVFSSTIHGYEGAGRGFSVKFLKKAKEKREYKEVHLSVPIRYAEGDPIEKWLFDVLLLDAEPVELTEEDYELIRKMEVYLEEPDLDDWFENDREDLRHFVGIYVLAHYRNRPSDVALLADAPHHEARVLRLKNGKIVTAIQIAREGGIPKGVIDKMAKGYKPPGNIIPDMMVKHHYAKEFARLRGYRVVRIATHPDAMDLGLGSKALELLVREAEEKGYDWVGSGFGASPELIRFWVRNGFAVVHLSPTRNPVSGEYTAIVIKPISERAKEIVKKANDEFRLRLTEWLGDTHKDLEPEIARWLFETPFGEAVGYPIYLTKTQKRRLEMFIKRVLTYDTVVDAVKPLVKLYFLDGWMRPYLDERQIILLIHRVLQAHDWKETAKLINRTELYTMIELRDIIRGLWYYYKHMIKEENDIS, from the coding sequence ATGACGCTTAAAGTTAGATTTCCTAAAGATATTCGTGAGTATGCGAGAAAAGAGAAGGTTAAGGAGTCAATTATCAAGCTCACCGAAACTGCCCTTGCCGAAGCAATAACTAATTTTCATAGAAGGATGATAGTCCTCCAAGGGGAAAAGCTTGACAAGGCGAAGCTAGCAGGAATACTGGCAGGTGGTGTCGCGAGGATTCTCTCTGAACATATTCCAGAGTTATTAGAGAGAAAGCTGAGAGATACCGACAGAGTCGAAGTTCTATACGCTACGGATGCACTTGGAGAAGAAACCTACGGGAGAAAGAGATTTGAGGAATTTAGAAAGCACTTCTCTGTCATAGCCCCAAACGCTGAGTTGACGTCGGTGACTTTCAAGTACAGTAGAGATATCCTGGGAAGAACATTTGATATTCTGATAATAGACCTGAGTTATGACTATTCCCCAAATGACCTCGGGAGGATAATAGAAACTGTAAGAGGAGGAGGAATAATTTTTGTCCTAACGAACCCTTTTGAAAAGTGGAAAGATATGTGGACAGGTTTTCACAAGAGTCTAGTTACCCCTCCGTATACAATAGAAGACGTGAAAAAGAGATTCAATAGAAGACTCATAAGAAAGTTCAGCGAACATAAGGGGATTTACATTATAAATGCTGATAAGATGAAAGCAGAGAGAAAGCCAAGAAAACACAAGAGCCAAGCAAAGCTCCCAGAAAGAGAAAAAATCGAGATTCCTAAAGAGATAAAGTTTCCTAAAGAACTCTACGAGTTATGTTTGACTAGGGGGCAGGTTGATGTTCTAAAAGCTCTTGAAGACCTAATAGAAAAAGAAGGAATGATTGTCCTAACTGCAGATAGGGGAAGGGGGAAGAGCGTTTCTGTAGGAATAGCGTCCATTGGACTGGCAGTAACCAGCAAGAAGAAGAGGTTTAGGATAGTCGTTACTTCCCCAGAATTAGAGAATGTCCAAAGTCTATTCAAATTTGCCAGAAAAAGCCTAGAAGTTCTCGGATACAAAACCAAAACTGTAACAGAAAATGGCCTAATAAAGGAGTTGTATGCCAGGGGGATAGCCTTAAGATATTATCCTCCAACAAAGGGCTACAGACAGAAAGCAGATCTATACATAGTTGACGAAGCTGCAGGAATACACGTTCCAATACTCCACAAGTACCTCGAAAAAGGGAGGGTCGTATTCTCATCAACGATACACGGATATGAAGGTGCTGGTAGAGGTTTCTCCGTAAAGTTCCTAAAGAAAGCCAAGGAAAAGAGAGAGTACAAAGAAGTTCACTTGTCAGTTCCAATAAGATACGCCGAGGGGGATCCAATAGAGAAATGGCTATTCGACGTTCTCCTTTTAGATGCAGAACCAGTTGAGTTAACTGAGGAAGATTACGAGCTTATAAGAAAGATGGAGGTATACCTAGAGGAGCCAGATCTTGACGATTGGTTTGAAAATGATAGGGAAGACCTAAGACACTTTGTGGGAATTTACGTCCTCGCTCACTACAGAAACAGGCCTAGCGATGTTGCTCTCCTTGCAGATGCTCCCCATCATGAGGCTAGGGTTCTGAGGTTGAAAAATGGAAAGATAGTTACAGCAATCCAGATTGCCAGAGAAGGAGGAATACCCAAGGGAGTAATAGACAAGATGGCCAAGGGATACAAACCTCCAGGGAACATAATCCCCGATATGATGGTCAAACATCACTATGCAAAAGAGTTCGCAAGGCTTAGAGGATACAGGGTTGTTAGAATAGCAACTCATCCAGATGCAATGGACCTTGGACTTGGAAGCAAAGCCTTGGAGTTGCTAGTTAGGGAGGCAGAAGAAAAGGGATATGATTGGGTTGGGTCTGGATTTGGGGCGAGTCCAGAGCTCATAAGATTCTGGGTTAGAAATGGATTTGCCGTGGTGCATTTAAGCCCCACGAGAAATCCAGTTAGCGGAGAGTACACTGCAATAGTAATAAAACCAATAAGTGAAAGGGCAAAAGAAATCGTGAAGAAAGCCAATGACGAATTCAGACTAAGACTGACAGAGTGGCTCGGAGACACCCACAAAGACCTAGAACCAGAAATCGCGAGATGGCTTTTTGAAACACCATTCGGAGAAGCAGTTGGTTATCCAATTTACCTAACCAAGACCCAGAAGAGAAGGCTTGAGATGTTCATTAAGAGAGTCCTAACCTACGATACCGTCGTCGATGCCGTGAAGCCTCTCGTAAAGCTGTACTTCCTCGACGGCTGGATGAGGCCATACCTAGATGAAAGGCAGATAATTCTCTTGATTCATAGGGTTCTTCAGGCACATGACTGGAAGGAAACTGCCAAACTGATAAATAGAACCGAGCTTTACACTATGATAGAGCTCAGAGACATAATAAGGGGATTGTGGTACTACTATAAGCATATGATAAAGGAGGAAAATGATATAAGCTAA
- a CDS encoding DNA-3-methyladenine glycosylase, with the protein MIDLKKTTHEMIKNGTWKFEKGTFWQALPQGIVGYNGEEFILPDTLSRKEKKIAKDKIKFILGLDTDLDSFYSEISDSKFSFLIEEFYGLTIPAAPDTYQAIVEVIAQQQVSFEFAQKAIFNLVKLAGRKIGDLYLFPSPKDILSLGSRIKEAKLGYRANYILEVTEKVLKKELKLDLEKLKEEEAIKYLTKFRGIGKWSAELFLMYGLRKNVYPASDLGLRRGIAKIFGLKVKEVKEKDVREIIEPYGKWKSLLAFYILCYDRKTEAERR; encoded by the coding sequence ATGATAGACCTAAAGAAAACAACCCATGAAATGATAAAAAACGGAACTTGGAAATTCGAAAAAGGAACCTTCTGGCAAGCCCTACCTCAAGGTATAGTCGGATACAATGGGGAAGAATTTATACTTCCAGATACCTTAAGCAGGAAAGAAAAGAAAATAGCAAAAGATAAAATCAAATTCATCCTAGGGCTCGACACAGACCTTGATTCATTTTACTCTGAAATTAGCGATTCAAAATTCTCATTCCTAATCGAGGAATTTTACGGACTTACAATTCCAGCGGCCCCAGACACCTACCAGGCAATCGTTGAGGTAATAGCACAACAGCAAGTAAGCTTCGAGTTTGCACAGAAGGCGATATTCAACCTAGTAAAGCTTGCTGGAAGAAAAATCGGAGATCTGTACCTCTTCCCTTCTCCAAAAGATATCCTATCCCTGGGAAGTAGAATTAAAGAGGCCAAACTAGGTTACAGAGCAAATTACATCCTAGAGGTAACTGAGAAAGTATTAAAGAAAGAGCTAAAACTAGATCTCGAAAAGTTGAAAGAGGAAGAGGCGATAAAATACCTAACAAAATTCAGAGGGATAGGAAAGTGGAGCGCTGAGCTCTTCCTGATGTATGGGCTCAGAAAAAACGTTTACCCTGCAAGTGACTTAGGACTGAGAAGAGGGATAGCAAAAATATTTGGCCTGAAAGTGAAGGAAGTTAAAGAAAAAGACGTGAGAGAGATCATAGAACCATACGGAAAGTGGAAAAGTTTGCTAGCATTTTACATCCTCTGCTATGACAGAAAAACCGAAGCAGAAAGGAGGTGA
- a CDS encoding DUF6541 family protein: MWKEALRVRREIVVVIFSLIVSLLSLIVRNPTFFLIELIYFGLLLNIGLFKSLEGIEVLLLSPGTGMVALIILALSLGRLGVPLKLVWPTVSFLIVLLGYKNRNFELNLNPKRDFKILTFLGFSVLLAFVVRKFYFLLPDYRAADTWFHGSKVKMMITSDSPYFSTVPPYFSKGIITYPPGYHVIAAYLSGGISWNIIFSMNTLRLFEIAYLPIAVYLVGRTVKEEVGVVSAFITPLVAINYYFEQYWLLPAVFNYIMFLFAVFLLYKTGERKTSPIISGLFGGVLAMVHPYQFIAYEILLLIFLLALKRSVKSFIIVALISIALPIIFVPSSLNYATSGAKLNSHFENKDNLEFVSYIFSYTFLENGQILLGLAFLFGIILTFIKKHEKIVPLTLTFAVIIGIIADKIFFRIPIPYLSAIWNSERAFLLTTPIIPILEGYGMWETVGRHRKILLSLILASLLLTYPNISREHIANENSYLLDGNVIEFIKEVNEVAKNKTVATACIFDSGRWIPILTNTPIVCISDSEGRVDNSILENAEFLYIDSRGAGELISYPLDVSKYYWKYRIVLFRRGLWLFSLRANSTNQKAKEEAIKYYTASGVMTWLDSPKYFVHGFIIKNYATQKLLLEKYPYAISVAKNSTIAFSTKNAISSIKISVATGEDNQTISVYVDGKKVWNGKVGSTPETIEIKTNTSPGLHFLTIECKRCSYKNPLGIKFVELHGGANHED, translated from the coding sequence TTGTGGAAAGAAGCCCTGCGAGTGCGAAGAGAAATAGTAGTTGTAATTTTCTCATTAATAGTTTCTCTCCTCTCCCTAATAGTCAGGAATCCAACATTTTTCCTCATAGAGCTCATTTATTTTGGACTTCTCCTCAACATAGGCCTATTTAAGAGTCTCGAAGGAATTGAAGTACTTCTCCTTTCTCCAGGGACTGGAATGGTAGCTCTAATTATACTGGCATTATCACTAGGCAGGCTTGGTGTTCCACTGAAGCTCGTCTGGCCCACTGTTTCTTTCCTGATAGTACTTCTCGGATACAAAAATAGAAATTTCGAGTTAAACCTAAATCCAAAGAGAGACTTCAAGATCTTAACCTTTCTAGGTTTCTCAGTTCTCCTAGCATTTGTAGTGAGGAAGTTCTACTTCCTGCTACCAGACTACAGAGCCGCAGATACATGGTTCCACGGCTCAAAAGTTAAGATGATGATAACCTCAGACTCTCCGTATTTTAGCACGGTTCCCCCATACTTCAGCAAGGGAATAATCACATATCCTCCGGGCTATCATGTAATAGCCGCATACCTTTCAGGAGGGATCTCGTGGAATATAATATTTTCAATGAACACGCTAAGACTCTTCGAAATCGCCTACCTACCAATAGCAGTATACTTAGTTGGAAGAACTGTAAAGGAAGAAGTTGGAGTAGTATCAGCGTTTATAACACCGTTAGTGGCTATAAACTATTATTTTGAGCAATATTGGCTACTTCCAGCAGTTTTTAACTATATAATGTTTTTGTTCGCTGTGTTTCTACTCTATAAAACGGGAGAAAGAAAAACATCTCCAATTATATCTGGACTCTTTGGTGGAGTTCTAGCCATGGTGCACCCTTATCAGTTCATTGCCTACGAGATTTTGCTCCTGATTTTCTTACTTGCACTTAAACGAAGCGTAAAGAGCTTCATTATTGTAGCCCTAATTTCAATTGCTCTTCCCATAATCTTCGTGCCCTCCTCACTCAACTACGCTACATCAGGGGCCAAACTTAATAGCCACTTCGAGAACAAGGATAACTTAGAGTTTGTCTCTTACATCTTCTCTTACACATTCCTTGAAAACGGCCAAATCCTTCTAGGTCTTGCCTTTCTCTTCGGCATTATTTTGACATTCATAAAGAAGCATGAAAAGATTGTTCCTCTAACTCTCACATTTGCCGTGATAATTGGAATAATAGCTGATAAAATTTTCTTTAGGATTCCAATTCCCTACCTCTCAGCGATATGGAACTCAGAGAGAGCCTTCCTGCTGACTACCCCAATAATTCCAATATTGGAAGGGTACGGGATGTGGGAAACTGTAGGGAGACACAGAAAAATTCTGTTATCTTTAATTTTAGCATCTCTCCTACTTACTTATCCAAACATTAGCAGGGAGCACATAGCAAATGAGAACTCCTACCTCCTAGACGGAAACGTCATAGAGTTCATAAAGGAAGTTAATGAAGTAGCCAAAAATAAAACCGTTGCAACGGCGTGTATATTTGACTCTGGAAGATGGATACCGATACTAACCAACACACCAATAGTGTGCATTTCAGACTCGGAAGGGAGAGTGGATAATAGCATCCTTGAGAATGCAGAATTTCTATACATAGATAGCAGAGGAGCTGGTGAACTCATATCATATCCCCTTGACGTCAGTAAGTACTATTGGAAATATAGGATAGTTCTATTCAGGAGAGGACTGTGGCTGTTTTCCTTAAGGGCAAACTCAACGAATCAGAAGGCTAAAGAAGAGGCAATTAAATACTACACTGCATCTGGAGTCATGACGTGGCTAGATTCCCCAAAGTACTTCGTTCATGGATTCATAATAAAGAACTATGCAACTCAGAAGCTACTACTAGAAAAGTACCCATACGCGATATCAGTTGCAAAGAACTCCACCATTGCATTCAGCACAAAGAACGCAATATCCTCTATTAAAATTTCAGTTGCAACAGGAGAAGATAATCAGACGATAAGCGTTTATGTTGACGGAAAGAAGGTTTGGAATGGAAAAGTAGGGAGCACCCCAGAAACAATAGAAATAAAAACCAACACATCCCCAGGACTGCACTTCCTAACAATAGAGTGTAAGAGATGTTCCTACAAGAATCCACTAGGTATCAAATTTGTTGAGCTACATGGGGGAGCGAATCATGAGGACTAA
- a CDS encoding acetyl ornithine aminotransferase family protein, which produces MEYPKIIVKPPGPKARELIERERKVLSPGIGVKLFPLVPKRGFGPFIEDVDGNVFIDFLAGAAAASTGYSHPKLVEEVKKQVELIQHSMIGYTHNERAIRVAEKLAKISPIENPKIVFGLSGSDAVDMAIKISKFSKRRPWILSFIGAYHGQTFGATSVASFQVSQKRGYSPLMPNVFWLPYPNPYRNIWGINGYEEPDELISRFLDYLENYVFAHVVPPDEVAALFVEPIQGDAGIVVPPDNFFKELKPILEEYEILLVVDEVQTGIGRTGKWWGIEWFNVQPDLLIFGKGVASGMGLSGVIGKEELMNMTSGSALLTPAANPVISAAAEATLEIIDNENLIENALNVGNFIMKRLEEMKEEFEIIGDVRGKGLMIGVEIVKDKNKPDPEMTGKICWRAFELGLILPSYGMFGNVIRITPPLVITREVAERALEIIEQAMKDAIAGKVERKVVTWH; this is translated from the coding sequence ATGGAGTATCCAAAAATCATTGTCAAACCTCCCGGACCAAAAGCCAGAGAACTAATCGAGAGGGAAAGAAAAGTCCTATCTCCAGGAATAGGTGTTAAATTATTCCCCCTAGTTCCAAAAAGAGGATTCGGTCCATTTATAGAAGATGTTGATGGAAACGTGTTCATTGACTTCCTAGCAGGTGCTGCAGCAGCGTCAACAGGATACTCCCACCCAAAACTCGTTGAAGAAGTGAAAAAACAAGTAGAACTCATCCAGCACTCAATGATAGGTTACACTCACAACGAAAGGGCAATAAGAGTCGCAGAAAAGCTCGCCAAAATCTCACCAATAGAAAACCCAAAAATAGTATTCGGTCTTAGCGGTAGCGATGCCGTGGATATGGCAATAAAAATATCAAAATTCTCAAAAAGAAGACCTTGGATACTTTCATTCATTGGAGCTTACCATGGTCAAACCTTCGGAGCAACATCCGTTGCTTCCTTCCAAGTCTCCCAAAAGAGAGGGTACTCCCCCCTAATGCCCAACGTATTTTGGCTCCCATATCCAAACCCTTACAGAAATATATGGGGAATAAATGGATATGAAGAACCAGACGAACTCATAAGCAGATTCCTGGATTATCTAGAAAATTACGTCTTTGCTCACGTAGTTCCTCCAGACGAGGTTGCAGCACTCTTCGTAGAACCAATCCAAGGAGACGCCGGAATAGTAGTTCCTCCAGACAATTTCTTCAAAGAACTAAAACCAATCCTAGAGGAGTACGAAATACTTCTCGTCGTTGACGAGGTTCAAACAGGAATCGGAAGAACCGGAAAATGGTGGGGGATAGAGTGGTTTAACGTTCAGCCAGACCTATTAATATTTGGAAAAGGAGTGGCTAGTGGAATGGGCCTGAGTGGGGTAATTGGAAAAGAAGAGCTAATGAACATGACTAGCGGATCAGCCTTGCTAACTCCCGCTGCAAATCCCGTGATCTCAGCAGCAGCCGAAGCCACTTTAGAGATAATAGACAACGAGAACCTCATAGAAAATGCATTGAACGTTGGAAACTTCATCATGAAGAGGTTAGAAGAAATGAAAGAAGAATTTGAAATCATAGGAGATGTCAGAGGAAAAGGTCTTATGATAGGAGTGGAGATAGTAAAGGACAAAAACAAGCCAGACCCTGAGATGACAGGAAAAATATGTTGGAGAGCATTCGAGCTTGGTCTTATACTCCCAAGTTATGGAATGTTTGGAAACGTCATAAGAATAACACCACCCCTAGTCATTACAAGGGAAGTTGCAGAAAGAGCCCTAGAAATAATTGAACAAGCAATGAAAGATGCCATAGCAGGAAAAGTTGAAAGAAAAGTTGTCACGTGGCACTAA
- a CDS encoding glycosyltransferase family 39 protein yields MRTKLSRNDILILMPILVLYFLLRIPLLFPMNEYWDYDEGTYLMIAKELSEGTPLYKEIFTVHPPLYYYLLAGWMKVFGDYYVVGRALSLTLGAFSLVIAYLIGKRINDNGITLTLLITLDLLTIHLNTVVLHESLLEFFTLLSLYLYLIGKYREMAFVLGIGSSVKHTFLPFAGGLLFSAIGAIKIRDKKELVKAIFSAYLTYLLIGIVLVMEFPSDISRKIFVVPGIGEIEVVGAKYGLLVFLLILIFYILRFNALEVNITKNFREIAVLLSCFIIGKAIIEGPYLLTTESYIRDVYLLNRGRGILFMGLFSLISDFIGDIRSGFLELLYPYVTLLFIGLILALQKRRTIQSPLWATISWLTVAYILIPMPGVPRFLYPYLLTLILALGSMIEDWRRVAPLILVAILFITTLPRGEMAVAFAEHTNTLREELKNINLTNAYSFNPMTAYFLGIEEPPELIDNFGLLYLAHMDPYEFLKRLESRNITSIILGTWTYRMAEKRVLPGSVYKVILEMIRERYSLVYGHSFPDGEGLEIYGKRTMNKNISIGTYNGHIWVFYNGSPIFSFDITENPPETVLIKRGGIYVAIQGNISGDIEIRREIIEIKNVKNIFLRLQKSFTKIGNTILVNQFNITITQGDIGEWNKGIKVYSKNGKIRMLVTYLTPEK; encoded by the coding sequence ATGAGGACTAAACTCTCTCGAAATGACATACTCATCTTAATGCCCATTCTAGTTCTATATTTCCTACTCCGCATTCCCCTCCTCTTCCCAATGAACGAGTATTGGGACTATGATGAGGGAACATACCTAATGATAGCCAAAGAGCTTTCAGAGGGTACTCCCCTTTATAAGGAGATATTCACAGTTCATCCTCCCCTTTACTACTACCTACTAGCAGGATGGATGAAAGTTTTTGGAGACTATTACGTAGTTGGAAGAGCACTATCCCTCACACTGGGAGCTTTCTCTCTGGTAATCGCATACTTAATTGGAAAGAGGATTAACGATAATGGTATAACTCTCACCCTTCTCATAACCCTTGATTTACTGACAATTCACCTGAATACAGTGGTCCTTCATGAAAGCCTTCTAGAGTTCTTCACCCTTCTATCCCTCTACCTTTACCTCATTGGAAAGTACAGAGAGATGGCGTTCGTTCTTGGTATAGGAAGTAGTGTCAAGCACACATTTTTGCCTTTTGCTGGGGGTTTGCTATTTTCAGCGATCGGAGCCATAAAGATACGGGACAAAAAAGAACTTGTTAAGGCGATCTTTTCGGCATATCTCACTTACCTTCTTATAGGTATCGTACTGGTTATGGAATTTCCATCAGACATCTCAAGAAAAATATTTGTCGTCCCTGGAATCGGCGAAATAGAAGTTGTTGGGGCAAAATATGGGCTACTTGTGTTTCTGCTCATCCTGATATTTTACATTCTAAGGTTCAATGCCCTTGAAGTAAATATCACTAAAAACTTCAGGGAGATTGCAGTCTTACTTTCATGCTTCATCATTGGAAAAGCAATCATAGAGGGACCGTACTTACTTACAACGGAATCCTACATAAGAGATGTTTATCTGTTGAATAGGGGGAGGGGAATTCTATTTATGGGCTTATTCTCCCTGATTTCCGATTTTATAGGAGATATTAGAAGTGGTTTTCTAGAGCTTCTCTATCCTTATGTCACTCTGTTGTTTATAGGCCTTATCCTAGCTTTACAAAAACGTAGGACTATTCAGAGTCCCCTGTGGGCAACAATAAGCTGGCTCACCGTGGCGTACATTCTAATCCCAATGCCTGGAGTCCCAAGATTTCTCTACCCCTATCTATTAACTTTAATCTTAGCACTTGGGTCTATGATTGAAGATTGGAGAAGAGTTGCCCCTCTAATCCTTGTAGCAATACTATTCATAACAACTCTACCCCGAGGAGAAATGGCCGTAGCATTTGCTGAGCATACGAATACCCTTAGGGAGGAGCTAAAGAACATTAATTTAACTAATGCATACTCCTTTAACCCAATGACCGCATATTTTCTTGGAATAGAGGAACCTCCAGAATTGATAGACAACTTTGGCCTTCTATACCTAGCCCATATGGATCCTTATGAGTTCCTAAAAAGGCTTGAAAGTAGAAATATAACATCCATTATATTGGGAACATGGACATATAGGATGGCTGAGAAGAGAGTTCTTCCAGGGTCTGTTTATAAAGTGATTTTAGAAATGATTAGGGAACGCTATTCTTTAGTTTATGGACATTCCTTCCCAGACGGTGAGGGGCTCGAAATTTATGGAAAAAGAACAATGAACAAAAATATAAGTATAGGGACATATAATGGACATATATGGGTGTTTTATAATGGTTCTCCAATTTTTAGCTTTGACATAACAGAAAATCCCCCAGAAACAGTTCTTATTAAGAGAGGAGGTATATATGTAGCCATACAAGGAAACATTTCAGGGGATATTGAGATAAGAAGAGAGATAATAGAGATAAAAAACGTGAAAAACATATTTCTAAGATTACAAAAAAGCTTTACAAAGATTGGAAATACAATCCTCGTTAATCAATTTAATATAACTATAACCCAAGGGGATATAGGTGAGTGGAACAAAGGTATAAAGGTCTATTCAAAAAATGGGAAAATCAGAATGTTAGTCACTTATTTAACTCCTGAGAAGTGA
- a CDS encoding MazG nucleotide pyrophosphohydrolase domain-containing protein, with protein sequence MKISEFQQMIKEIYYHKDKKRGIERTFFWFVEEVGELAEALRKNDREALEEEFADVLAWLASLANLLDIDLEEAAKKKYPGVCPYCGKKPCECEEK encoded by the coding sequence ATGAAGATAAGCGAGTTCCAGCAGATGATAAAGGAGATCTACTATCACAAAGATAAAAAGAGAGGCATCGAGAGGACTTTCTTCTGGTTCGTTGAGGAAGTTGGAGAACTGGCTGAAGCACTAAGAAAAAACGACAGAGAAGCGTTGGAAGAAGAATTTGCTGACGTTTTGGCATGGCTTGCAAGCTTGGCTAACTTACTTGACATAGATCTAGAGGAAGCCGCAAAGAAAAAGTACCCTGGGGTGTGTCCCTATTGTGGAAAGAAGCCCTGCGAGTGCGAAGAGAAATAG
- a CDS encoding multiprotein bridging factor aMBF1 has protein sequence MGKAKPRYCELCGREIRGQGHIIRIEGAELLVCDECYRKYGRKPGTFSIMPRREPVRRVTSSKPRPIVKRERPLITEDIVEDYAERVMEAIRKSGLSYEELSHKVGLSVNVLRRIAHGEYTPTIEEARKLERFFKIKLVEKVEADYEQRPMIPKDYEPTLGDIARIKVRKRKK, from the coding sequence ATGGGAAAGGCGAAGCCAAGATATTGTGAGCTTTGTGGAAGGGAAATTCGAGGGCAGGGGCACATTATAAGGATTGAGGGGGCCGAGCTTTTAGTGTGTGACGAGTGTTATAGGAAGTATGGTAGGAAGCCGGGAACTTTCAGTATAATGCCGAGGAGAGAACCTGTTAGAAGGGTTACATCTTCTAAGCCTAGACCCATTGTAAAGAGGGAGAGGCCACTGATAACTGAGGACATAGTTGAGGATTATGCCGAGAGAGTTATGGAGGCTATAAGGAAGAGTGGGCTCAGCTATGAGGAGCTTTCTCATAAGGTTGGTTTGTCGGTGAATGTTTTGAGAAGGATTGCACATGGAGAGTATACCCCCACGATTGAGGAGGCTAGAAAGCTTGAGAGGTTCTTTAAAATAAAGCTTGTTGAGAAGGTTGAGGCTGATTATGAACAGAGACCAATGATTCCTAAGGATTATGAACCTACCTTGGGGGATATAGCAAGGATAAAGGTTAGAAAGAGGAAAAAGTAA
- a CDS encoding class III signal peptide-containing protein → MRRAQGAIEYLFMIAAALIIIAVVIRYLRSTGETAGQQANTTVSQAGSLIQSAISQAIENATKE, encoded by the coding sequence ATGAGGAGGGCCCAAGGAGCAATTGAGTATCTATTCATGATTGCGGCAGCGTTGATAATAATTGCAGTTGTAATAAGGTATCTTAGAAGCACAGGAGAAACTGCCGGTCAGCAGGCAAATACTACTGTCTCACAAGCAGGATCCCTTATCCAGAGTGCAATAAGCCAAGCAATTGAAAACGCTACTAAAGAGTGA
- a CDS encoding HTH domain-containing protein: protein MITLLHCEGANVRECIKKLTDLAQRKFPPRGKAINSKIKVTMGAFLTISIMATFDLAEPYKPGIIVEYAVSGNKERAIEELQEKLNAKITPDMEIADLEIETYTTPVTRRTYAVAVVLYNRPIRSGLEEMKLQNRRKVLAKLLELVNFNPKALNISELARMFGVSRDTIYNDIQQILKNQEG from the coding sequence ATGATAACCCTACTCCACTGTGAGGGGGCTAATGTAAGGGAATGCATAAAAAAACTGACAGATCTAGCTCAAAGAAAGTTCCCACCACGAGGAAAGGCTATAAATTCAAAGATAAAAGTTACAATGGGTGCATTTTTAACTATTTCAATAATGGCAACTTTTGACCTTGCAGAGCCTTATAAGCCAGGGATAATAGTTGAATATGCGGTCTCTGGGAACAAAGAGAGAGCGATAGAAGAGCTACAAGAAAAACTGAATGCTAAAATAACACCCGACATGGAAATAGCTGACCTAGAGATAGAAACATACACGACTCCCGTAACAAGGAGGACATATGCAGTAGCGGTAGTCCTTTACAACAGACCCATAAGATCTGGCCTCGAAGAGATGAAGCTTCAAAACAGAAGAAAAGTCCTAGCAAAGCTCCTAGAGCTTGTGAACTTTAATCCAAAGGCCCTCAACATATCTGAACTGGCAAGAATGTTCGGAGTTTCAAGGGACACGATATACAACGATATTCAACAGATACTAAAAAATCAAGAAGGCTGA